A genomic stretch from Sulfobacillus thermosulfidooxidans includes:
- a CDS encoding CoA transferase, translating into MDAGPLTGITVLELGSLIAAPFATRIMDDFGVRIIKVEA; encoded by the coding sequence ATGGACGCCGGACCATTGACCGGAATCACTGTCTTGGAGCTCGGATCCCTGATCGCGGCACCGTTTGCCACTCGCATTATGGACGATTTTGGTGTACGCATCATTAAGGTCGAAGCATAA
- a CDS encoding CoA transferase: MQDDDLVREQVKTMDLVVENFRPGRLAKWGIGYAALKTVNPNLIMVSSSGYGQTGPYRNRQEFNNIAESIGGLRAVTGYEEGEPLRVGVSLGDQVALTEDSMTENMVGGSIPRHWGQQRCGNFTFCYWSYRVSSRSRIANQCGASGTHFYPRTSCSLSFVTMMEIYATRWTIEVFLKKCSSTYNSTSAYHGITMLKLRT, from the coding sequence CTGCAGGATGACGACTTAGTGCGTGAGCAGGTCAAAACGATGGATCTCGTGGTAGAAAATTTTCGTCCGGGACGCTTGGCCAAATGGGGAATCGGGTATGCGGCATTAAAAACCGTGAATCCCAACCTCATTATGGTAAGTTCATCGGGGTATGGACAAACCGGGCCCTATCGTAATCGACAGGAATTCAACAATATTGCGGAGTCGATAGGCGGTTTGCGAGCCGTCACAGGCTACGAAGAGGGCGAACCCTTGCGCGTGGGTGTCAGTCTCGGAGACCAGGTCGCGTTGACCGAGGACTCGATGACCGAGAACATGGTGGGTGGATCCATTCCTCGCCATTGGGGCCAACAGCGATGCGGTAATTTCACGTTTTGTTATTGGTCATATAGAGTATCTTCACGATCCCGGATAGCAAACCAATGCGGGGCGAGTGGCACGCATTTTTATCCACGGACATCCTGCTCGCTGTCCTTCGTGACCATGATGGAAATCTATGCCACGCGCTGGACGATTGAAGTGTTTTTAAAGAAATGTAGCAGCACTTATAACTCAACCAGTGCCTATCACGGGATTACGATGCTCAAATTGCGCACGTGA